From Nicotiana tabacum cultivar K326 chromosome 20, ASM71507v2, whole genome shotgun sequence, one genomic window encodes:
- the LOC142174347 gene encoding uncharacterized protein LOC142174347: protein MYAISGEDYKQNKVLDIKTPIIQWQTTTGSYSPSKRALIFWDRIYMPVSAGGLNVINFEWWNKTALCKLVWAVHSKKDALWIKWIHSVYIKKNDFNIMQTPNQACWLVRKVFDIRDWYKNIESFANINKFCRRGQFSIQKMYTLSRPRYPKVGWKALLLGTSVPRHNFILWLALNRRFTTMDRLVAWGIQVDLGCVLCKNGKNETMTHLYFEC from the exons ATGTATGCCATTAGTGGAGAAGATTACAAACAGAATAAAGTGCTGGACATCAAAACTCCTATCATACAGTGGCAGACTACAACTG GAAGCTATAGTCCTTCAAAGAGAGCTTTGATCTTTTGGGACAGAATATACATGCCTGTATCAGCTGGAGGTTTAAATGTTATAAACTTTGAATGGTGGAACAAAACAGCACTGTGTAAGCTAGTATGGGCAGTACATTCAAAGAAGGATGCTCTCTGGATCAAATGGATACACTCAGTGTATATAAAGAAGAATGATTTCAATATTATGCAGACTCCTAATCAAGCTTGCTGGCTGGTAAGGAAGGTATTTGATATTAGAGACTGGTACAAAAATATTGAATCCTTTGCAAATATTAACAAGTTTTGCAGAAGGGGACAATTCAGTATTCAGAAGATGTACACTCTATCAAGACCTCGGTATCCAAAGGTTGGGTGGAAAGCCTTACTACTGGGTACAAGTGTCCCTAGACACAACTTTATACTATGGCTAGCTCTAAATCGCAGATTTACTACTATGGATAGACTAGTGGCATGGGGCATACAAGTTGATCTTGGATGTGTTCTATGTAAGAATGGGAAAAATGAAACTATGACTCACTTGTACTTTGAATGTTAA
- the LOC142174348 gene encoding uncharacterized protein LOC142174348: protein MLSVNDRINGNPVHQSEVVDFQTCVDDTSLGLLNRKGCQWSWCNKREGTDRIYSNIDWSLGNSYWFIQYGYTEAIYENYGVSDHSPIVLCTEIIRNHLLKPFRLLNVLLQEEEFNKLVQEVWDQNITRYTMYSVWQKLQRLGSRAKGMNRVYNSIDKKVEMLKDQLQEIQKRINNDLFNNTLILEEKELLMQVENWQVIQEKVYRLYKRKYTGRNIISTICLLGTRVSELPCLDVNIARNGPYLNREQNLNKIKSVSDTKILQGLKELPSDKAPGIGGFPIEFFKKYWNIVGEEMIKVVKEFFESGKLLKSVCSATITLVPEMASPYFVKEFRPIA, encoded by the exons ATGCTATCTGTTAATGACAGAATTAATGGTAATCCAGTTCATCAGAGTGAAGTGGTTGATTTTCAAACTTGTGTTGATGATACTAGTTTGGGATTGTTGAACAGAAAAGGATGTCAGTGGTCTTGGTGCAACAAAAGAGAGGGTACTGATAGAATATACAGTAATATTGACTGGTCATTGGGAAACTCTTACTGGTTCATACAGTATGGTTATACAGAGGCAATATATGAGAACTATGGGGTCTCTGATCATTCACCCATAGTATTATGTACTGAGATTATTAGAAACCACTTACTAAAGCCATTTAGGCTTCTTAATGTGCTTTTGCAGGAAGAGGAATTCAACAAGCTAGTACAAGAGGTGTGGGATCAAAATATAACTAGATACACTATGTATTCAGTTTGGCAAAAACTGCAGAGACTGGGAAGCAGGGCAAAAGGAATGAATAGAGTCTATAATTCAATAGACAAAAAGGTTGAAATGCTAAAAGATCAGCTGCAGGAAATTCAGAAGAGGATAAATAATGATCTATTCAACAATACCTTGATTTTGGAGGAGAAAGAACTACTGATGCAAGTAGAAAATTGGCAAGTTATACAAGAGAAAGTATACAGGCTATACAAGAGAAAATATACAGGCAGAAACATAATTTCTACTATCT GTCTTCTAGGAACAAGGGTTTCAGAATTGCCCTGCCTTGATGTAAACATAGCTAGGAATGGTCCTTACTTGAATAGAGAGCAGAATTTGAACAAGATCAAGAGTGTATCTGATACTAAGATCCTACAAGGGCTTAAGGAATTACCAAGTGACAAAGCACCTGGCATTGGTGGATTTCCAATAGAATTCTTTAAGAAATACTGGAATATAGTTGGAGAAGAGATGATAAAGGTAGTCAAGGAGTTCTTTGAATCGGGGAAGCTATTGAAGAGTGTATGCAGTGCAACTATTACATTAGTGCCAGAAATGGCTAGTCCTTATTTTGTCAAAGAATTTCGGCCTATAGCATGA